The Spartobacteria bacterium genome includes a window with the following:
- a CDS encoding chromosome segregation protein SMC, translated as SASGASKDVLSSKEKCYFPFKIYRSVRNSEKRRLISEQIKKRTDQSMDTLQIELQTLTAKLAEMGEHIGALKQQLKNNEESKKTFQEKRKAIEKQQCECIRWNRLHELIGSAEGKKFRNYAQGLTFELLVHHANQQLAKLTDRYLLLRSDSESLELKVMDNYQDVTRSTKNLSGGESFIVSLSLALGLSKMASHKVRVDSLFLDEGFGTLDEDALETALDTLAGLQQEGKLIGVISHVSALKERINTQINVIPVTGGRSALEGPGVSGSSS; from the coding sequence TCAGCATCAGGCGCAAGTAAAGATGTTCTTTCTTCGAAAGAAAAATGTTATTTTCCCTTCAAAATCTATCGCTCAGTACGCAATTCCGAGAAGAGGCGTCTTATCAGTGAACAGATAAAAAAACGCACGGATCAATCAATGGATACGCTGCAAATAGAATTACAGACTTTGACTGCGAAGCTGGCGGAAATGGGAGAGCATATCGGTGCTCTGAAACAGCAGCTGAAAAACAACGAGGAATCCAAAAAGACCTTTCAGGAGAAGAGAAAAGCCATCGAAAAGCAACAGTGTGAATGCATTCGCTGGAACAGACTGCATGAACTGATTGGTTCCGCAGAAGGAAAGAAATTCCGAAATTATGCTCAGGGACTAACCTTTGAATTGCTGGTGCATCATGCCAATCAGCAATTGGCGAAGCTGACCGATCGATACCTGTTGCTCCGCAGTGATTCGGAATCCTTGGAACTCAAGGTGATGGATAATTATCAGGACGTAACACGATCCACAAAAAACCTTTCCGGTGGTGAAAGCTTTATTGTCAGTCTCTCGCTGGCATTGGGACTGTCCAAAATGGCCAGCCACAAAGTGCGCGTCGATTCGCTATTCCTTGATGAGGGATTCGGGACGCTGGATGAAGACGCTCTTGAAACCGCACTCGATACGCTGGCAGGTCTCCAGCAGGAAGGCAAACTCATTGGAGTCATATCCCACGTATCGGCACTGAAGGAACGCATTAATACACAAATCAACGTTATCCCTGTCACTGGTGGACGAAGCGCGCTCGAAGGGCCGGGTGTCAGTGGTTCGTCATCTTAG